In Centropristis striata isolate RG_2023a ecotype Rhode Island chromosome 8, C.striata_1.0, whole genome shotgun sequence, the genomic window CACACAGCTATAAGGACGCTTTGCTCTCACACACGCTGCACTTGTagtcacacaacacacacacacacagtctctctcTAGCCTAGTGCGTGGTCTTGCTCCAGGCACCGGGAGATCTCATTTGCGAGTGtcaattcaaattcagattcaaaaattcaaattcaaaattactttatcaaTCCTATCCTATTGATCctcgagggtaaattcagttagtctgttatctctgttagaatgagacagcctgatggctgtaggagagaaggatcttttatatctctccgtcctgcaacagagagagaggagccgtccactgctgtttttttggtccataaaggttttgtgtagcagatgatctgggtatttcaggatggactggaacatgttgacaggtcatctctccaccacctcctccagtgtgtccaacctggctccaaccacagaaccagctctttagaccagtctgatcatctctgtgtgtgatgctgcctccccagcagattgcagcataaaacaacacactaccaccacagactgataaaacatctgcagcatcgcactacacatgtccagagatctgagcttcaagaagaaaaagaggcggctctgcccctttttatagagagcgtctgtgtttagggaccagtccaacttattatccaggtatacacctagatacttagtacttggcaccacctcgatgtccaccccacaggtattcacttgagggggcttgaacctgcggaaatctatgatcatttccttagtctttgaggtgttcagtaggagatagttcttgtgactccagtcactgaaggcttttatcagatccctatattcagattcctgtcctttcctgatacacgccacaatagcagtgacgtcggagtacttctggatgtggcaggactcagagttgtatttgaagtcccctgtgaacagtgtgaacaggaatggagccagaacagtcccttgtggagctcctgtgctgctcattaatgtcccagaaacacagttccccaacctgacatactgtggtcttcctgtcaggtaatctgtgatccaggagataaaggaaagatccacatctctgtgagcttgtatTGGAGGTCAGGGAGCAGCTATCAATATGCGGGAGACCCCCGGAACTGTCGGGATGTCTGGATAAAGACAggcataaaaaggaaaatttccTCCTGTTTGGCACGCCCCACCTGTCATGTCTCTATTTCCCACCAGTGGTGCGAACCACGGAGTTAGACAAAAACACCCCTCAAGCAGTTTATCGTCTTTTAAACAATGTTTTGTATAATTAATGTTTTCTTAATGGGTCTGCATTTTGTATGTGagttacagtggtggaatgtgtTTGAATGGCgcttttacttaagtgaaaACTTGATTTAAGACTTTCTGTTACTTGCTTCTATATACTAAAATGCAGAACACTGTACACAGTAAAAAAGAGAGTAGACAGTTGAGAAGCaagtaaactgtaaaaaagcTGCAATGTATCAAAATCAAATGTAAGCAGGCTCAACCATTGACATACAAGGTTacacagtatttttacaaaGCAAAGTGATGAGTACACTGCAGGCTACTCCATTCTGTCAGAACGAAATGTACTTTTACTCTACTAGTCTAATTAAATATGACATTCAAAATTACAGATTCATATATTCCATGTGTGTATCACTTCCACCTCAGAAGTCAGTGTGTTTTAAATAGAGAAGGGGGCCTGCTGCAGCTTGTTACCGACTGAAAAAGACCTTTAATTGACTGAAATCAAGAATGACAGtattactttttactcttttttctcCAGTAGTCTACATATATTTGCCTTTTTAAGTTACttgtaaaaagtacatttgctTCTGACATAATGGCGTAACCTCCAGTGTATTCGTAATTTTGCTTTAGTAAAAGTAGCAGTACTGCTCTGTAAAAACAACTATGTCTCATAGTATTTCCATGGTTGAGTCACATGGAATATGTAGTAGCTTTAAACATCAAATTTATGTGGGcttgttttgagtttctctTCCACCTCTGAAGTCAGTGTGTTAAATATAGAGAAGGGACCTGCTGCAGTTTGTTACTGACTGAAAAAAGTCCTTTaattgtctaaaaacaagaaggACTTGATGGTGTACTGACGGGAAGGCACGCAGCATAACTTCACCCTACACTTACTTTTGTACTTACTTAAATTAAATCTTGAATATAGGACTTACTGTTACTTGCTTCTCCACTGTCTACTTttcactgtgtactgttttactgcttttttttattgttctgtacttgtacttgtactacTGTGCTTAATGGGGGGATAGTGCATAACATAAGGAATCCATGGCAATGCaagacataaataataaataactaaaaaacagtacatggttaaaaaaaacagtagacaGTAAGACAGTCATCAGTTAAATGCTACAGTAAATGCTACAAGTTGATATTTAAAAACAGATGTAAGAAGCAAGTAAACTGAAAGAAAAGGAGTAAAACCTTAAAAAGCAGTAAATGCTACAGGTTGACATTTAACAAAGCAGTAGATGTAACACACTCAACTACTGAAATACTATGTTACATAGTATTTGCACAGTctactgtaatttaaaaaatgcagtaaaacaatacatggtttaaaaaaagtaaagagcATAAACAGTTAAAAACTACAATTTGACCATTAAAAAACAGTAGATGTAACAAAATCACAATGTAGACCAAGCAGACAGAAATACTGttacactgtatttttacagagcagtatgatgatgatgatgatgatgagtacACTGCAGGCTACTTCATTCTGTCAgaagaaaatgtacttttactcTACTAGTCTAATTAAATATGATATTCAAAGTTACAGAGTCATATATTCCATGAGCATCTTTATCCGTGAAACAAGACATACATtggttcattttcatttataaagtcttgataggcgacatgccaccgtacctcagcactttattaaactggtcacatagtaattatccaacacgctctcgtgattgcttaatgctcaatgttccccggacaaatactgaatttggaaaaatttctttcagtttttctgctgcatctacctggaacattttacaacattcagtcaaactcaacacaattataactctgggccagtttaaaactatgataaccaataactctgcctttcactgtaactgtttttaatggttttgcatgtgtgttgtctgtgctgttttgtgttttctctgtactctcgacatcattgtaaatgaggggttgccctcaatgatttctcaagaaataaataaaggataaatgaaataaaaaaaggcgtAAACCGTTAAAAAGCAGTAAATGTTACAGGTTGACATTTAACAAAGCAGTAGATGTAACACACTCAATCATTGAAATACTATGtttcacagtatttttacagtctactgtaataaaaatgcagtaaaacaatacatatttaaacaaaAGTTGAAAAgcaattaaattgttttttaaaaagtaaagagCATAAACAGTTAAAAACTACAAGctgataattaaaaaacagtagATGTAACAAAATCACAATGTAGACTAAGCAGACAGAAATACTGTTACACAGTATTTTTACAGAGCAGTATGATGATAAGTACACTGCAGGCTACTCCATTCTAGAAGAGAACGTACTTTTACTCTACACccttaaaaacaaatgtgttaatATCAACACAAATTGTGTcaatttaaaacacattaatgtTTCTATATAAGGACCACACATTTTGTGTTACTTTTAACACAATTCCTGTGATGAGATTTTAACCCATGGTTTGGGTTTGATTTTTAAACACAGTGACTGTCAAATATAACACTTTATGTGTTGTCCTTATATAGACACATTGTTGTGTTAAAATGTCTTCATTCTATTGCTGAGGATTTGAATTCAAATAAGCAGGAGCCCAACTGTAGAAGAAAAGTTACCATTTATTGAACAAATTATATTATCTTTCAAAATTTCATCACATGGCTACACTGCCCAACAAAGTCTAACTGTCAtaactacacaaaaggtaaaactgaggaaaaactgctttaaagttttttttaacatgttttaactggccagccaaatgagttatatgtagataagtgatatgacacttatttctacatgtattgatgatgtcctttttatgctcaaaaatcatgatgatttatttgacctttgtccctaaaaatgtagttactgcactctggttttgttttgctgtaaaagattctaatagtaatgcaaaaccagagtggagtaactataatgttgttgtcttctttcagtgttgttttcagtgaataaacgttttcaaattgattttcttgtaagtgtatttaaaagtgtttaacaactctattcaacattttgtgtgttttagacttaatattataaagtaatgttatattttagtcttaatataatattatctcactttttaactttatcactatctagataatactttccctttcaaataaagttataatttctattatttttatgtttaaaatagtATGTATATTCAAAGCAAAtggtggtaagtgcaattactgtttatggttttgagttggatgaattgaaatctaaaactttgtcacaagataaaactgacaccaaggagttcatttttagttataactcaatttcgcccaacatgtagttactgcagttaggctttgtagggcagtatagttcATGTTTACATTTAACATACATGCATAACATTACTACATGTTCTCATAACATGTCTTAACACATATCAAACACTTTTTTGGTTAGCAGCAACCTTTACAAGAAATACTTACTAGCCTAATTAAATATGACATTCAAAGTTACAGATTCATATCTTCCATGTGAGTTTCTCTTCCACCTCTGAAGTCAGTGTGTTAAACAGAGAATGGGGCCTGCTGCAGCTTGTTACCGACTGAAAAAAAGCCCTTTAATTGAGAGAAAACAAGAATGACTTGCTGGTGTACAGCAGGACAGGAAGGCACGCAGCATAGCTTCACCCTACACGTTGTGCTGTGCAACGTGACCGCTGTGTTACCATTCCTGTGTTACGTCCACGAGGCTGCTGGCTCCGCCCCCCCGGTGTCCTGAAAGTGTGTCACTGGGTTAAAGTGGCTCGAGCGCCCGGGCGGAGGGGCGTGGCCGACAAATGGGTCACATGGGCGAGTCCACTATTAAGAACATTGAGTTCTTCTGACTAACCCGCAGTCACACATAACAAGAGGGAGCTCCTCCAGTCCAGACGCACCCAGCAGCCAGTCGACTTGTTCTTCTCTCGGAGACTCAAGAACCTGCACATCTTTTTATTTACACTCCTGACATGAGCTTCAGCATCTTTTAAACTTCTCAATCGTCAAGTTTAAGTCTTCGTCGgttgtcttttctctgttttcgtGACAACACACTTGTGTTGATTCATCTGTTGGGATATTTTTTCCGTGTCCTCTTCCTCGAACAGAGATGCCTGAGGACATAGGGACAGCCAAGCCTGgtaagaaaacaatgttttttatatCATGATtgtcacagtttaaaaaaaatacaatgaatttGAATGTTTTCATTGCATGCACTGTGCACAGACTTTGCTGCAGTGCTTGTGttatttaagaaatgtttataaatgacCCTTGACATCACACATCTACATCCtacatcattttttaattatgtctTCTCTTACTATGTATGGCATCAATGCAGCGCAAAGAAAAACCTACTTAAGTCATGTGGcataaagttgaaaaaaaaatgctataaaaatacACGTGTTGGTTGAATTCACTAAATGCATCATTATGTATTGAAATACATCcaggcagtataaaaatgttttcctaGAAGGCAGGTCACAAATGAATGGTGTCCTGCCATTGAAAGTGTTTGTCTGCTGTAGTGCAGCATCATAACTGGACTCTGCCAGGAGCATGAcccaattttattattttttttaaatatatataacccCGTGTTTTAACTGTAACATGAACGCTATTGTTGCCCATTAACTGTTTTAATAAGGGGTTAGGAGTGCCAGTAGGCTGCGTCGTTTCGCTACATTTCCATTTGACACAACAGCAGTGTTTATCTTCCCTAGTCCCGCTCACATGGACAGCGTAGCCTAGCCATGTGTCCGTGTGTACACGCTCTGCTGGAACActcctctgattggtcgagAGGCGTTCCCTTCAGAACGCACGCTTTCAGTTAGAGCTCTCCTGTGATTGGTTCAGAAGAGCCCTGTGACGTAGGGGATTGCATAATGCACGCTGTACAACAGCACCCGCGACGCGAGGCTGCGCTGCAAGGTACACGTGAGGCGGCGGAGAGACAGCAGCAGTGACCTagattctttctctctccctcctcgaGCTGCGCTTTCACAGAACATCATGACAGGTCCACGTGTGGGTGGGCCGTGAAGAGAACAGTCATGGCTGGGTTAGGTAATCATCTGCTCTGCCCTATAAACTGATGAGGGAAACACAGGCTTTTAACTTGTACACTAATAAGacgcacattttatttttaaatggaaactTACTAAGCACGTTGGTATGTTATACTTGCAATGCCCTACTTATCCCTTTTAACACGTCACATTGGGGAGTCACTGCCTGAGGgtattaaacattaaattcacTTGGAATAGTTTAATAAATTGCTTTTACACTCTTTATGCCTTATGgttgaagatttaaaaaaaaaagtttgcactgcaaaaagtggtgtataaaacactaaatctgagggaaatgatcttgctgcatggacacataatttcatttgacaagatttcttaaattaagattattaatctagaaataagcatgttgaatgcttgaaataagaaattaactcttaaaacaagcaagatcatttccctcagatttagtgtttttatcttatttttagacaactctttttttgcagtgtggtatgtTATACTTGCGACGCCCTACTTATCCCTTTTAACATGTCACACTGGGGAGTCACTGCCTGAGGGtactttaacattaaattcACTTGGAATTATTTCATAAATTGCTCTCACACTTTTTATGCCTTATGagtgaagtttaaaaaaaacatagctGCATGCAATCTTTGGATCAAACAATTTTCACattccaaaaacaaaagttttagtTTCTGGCTGAACAACTTTATTATTACATAACCTTTGGATGATTTCTATGTGCATTCTTTTCTTCCCACAACTGTTATGCTGCTCCAGTGCTTCAGTGACCCTGTCTGGAGCACACTCCCATAGCATAGAGACCCATGTATGTTATGTAATGGTGTTATCCAACCAGCAAGCGCTGGGGGTGATAAAGCAGGTCAATCTTAgcattgtggaaaaaaaacactgcagccaggaaacacacacattctggaCTGCTCTGCTGTCTAGGCGTGTCAGCAatgtacacactgtactgccaaaagtttgtttattttgcacacagagaactttttttttgtacagtgcTTTAACTCCTGTAATCATCTCTGGGTCACAGTGACTTTGGCAGGCTTAAAGTTTTCTACAGATGAAAAACATTTGATATGAAGAAATGGGTGTTTTTGTTTCACACACATTCCTTGCGATAACaagtttttgtgttaatttaaGATTATATACAATGGTACAAAAGCTTAAGTTCATGGATGCAGCAGATACTATTTATAGACACTGACAGCCTTGAAAGAAAGGGAAGTAATTAACCTGCTATAACACCTtcatcctctctccctctccacagGAGGAGTCATTGCCTATATTTCTTCTGGCTCAGCCTCCAGCCCAGAGTCCTGTATGAGTACCAGCCCCAGCAAAGGCTACCTGTCGACATCGCCGACAGCGTCCCGCCCCTCTCTGCCCAGCAGAGCCGTGGGCATGGTGGTGGATATCTCTCCGCCGGCCAAGAATGGCCACCAGCGCGGCAACGGCATGGAGAAGGCCGGACGCTCCTCCACGTCTGCCAAGAGCAGCATTACCAGTAAGTACAGCATTAgagttattattaaaatagaatgcaattgtgaaaatgttgcaaatctgACCTGGTGCACATGAAATTGCAGAGATTAACGGCATGGTGCTGTTGTGCAAAGTGTGTGGGGATGTGGCCTCGGGCTTCCACTATGGTGTCCACGCCTGCGAGGGCTGCAAGGTGAGTGAAAGTTCCCCCTAAAAAAAGAAGCCTTGCCTCTCTGCAGGCTTTTTTCCTGTACTGTCAGCGACTGTACACGCTCACATGACTAACTCTCCTCATGGGAATCTCTCGGTTCATTAGGGCTTCTTCAGGAGAAGCATCCAGCAGAACATCCAGTACAAGAAGTGTCTTAAAATGGAGAACTGCACCATCATGAGGATCAACAGGAACCGCTGCCAGCAGTGTCGCTTCAAGAAGTGTCTGGCTGTCGGCATGTCCAGAGATGGTGAGCAGCACGTTTAGTTTCAGCCAGCTGATGTGATTCATTTACTCTCAAGcttctgctgcttctgctgctctTCATCAAATCTTGACACAATCTTATATGGCtgtctttttttacttccaGCTGTCCGATTTGGACGCATCCCAAAGAGGGAAAAGCAGAGGATGCTGCTGGAGATGCAGAACGCCATGAACAACATGATGAGCAACAACAGCCAGCTGCACAGCATGCTGCACGGCCACCAGAGCTCGTCACTGCCCATGGAGGCCATGACCAGCGACGCCAGCTCCtcgtcctcatcctcctcctcctcctgtgcttCCAATTCCCCATCTTGCTCCAACCCCTCCTCCCCACAGAGCACCCAGGACTCAGAGTCTGTGGTTTCAATGGACACCAACTCCAGCTCTGCCTCCCCCTGCGCCTCAGACAGCGGCGAGGACGAGGCCGTCGTCACGATAAGCAGGCAGCACCAAGACGCCTTCGGCCAGCAGAGGTCACCGAGACAGGGCCAGGCCTCGCCTTTGTCGGGCTCAGCCCCCCTGGAAACAGGGAGCAACAGCTgcatggaggagcagcaggagagctGGAACTGCTGGAACAACAATGTAGTTGTGGGAGGTTACCAGCATGGCTCGTACAGTCCACACGTCACCAACACTGCTTacagggaggagaggggagtttaccagcagcagcagcagcagcagcagcagcagcagctcaacaGCACCCCTAGCTGTGAACCATCAGAAGACTGCCAAAGACAGCATGGCTACAACACACAA contains:
- the nr1d2a gene encoding nuclear receptor subfamily 1 group D member 2a isoform X2, coding for MATSAATAWRRPDAPPRLPRAALPGFFRRSIQQNIQYKKCLKMENCTIMRINRNRCQQCRFKKCLAVGMSRDAVRFGRIPKREKQRMLLEMQNAMNNMMSNNSQLHSMLHGHQSSSLPMEAMTSDASSSSSSSSSSCASNSPSCSNPSSPQSTQDSESVVSMDTNSSSASPCASDSGEDEAVVTISRQHQDAFGQQRSPRQGQASPLSGSAPLETGSNSCMEEQQESWNCWNNNVVVGGYQHGSYSPHVTNTAYREERGVYQQQQQQQQQQQLNSTPSCEPSEDCQRQHGYNTQTASSGYNGPTSYVNNRAHLVCPMNTSPYVDPHKPSQEIWEEFSMSFTPAVREVVEFAKRIPGFCDLPEHDQVGLLKAGTFEVLMVRFASLFNLAERTITFLSGKRYSLDTLRSLGAGELLNSMCEFSEKLAALRLNSDEMSLFTAVVLVSADRSGIQDLNSVEALQDKLIRGLRNLVMQNHGEESSTTFTKLLLKLPELRSLNNMHSEELLSFTVHP
- the nr1d2a gene encoding nuclear receptor subfamily 1 group D member 2a isoform X1; this encodes MPEDIGTAKPGGVIAYISSGSASSPESCMSTSPSKGYLSTSPTASRPSLPSRAVGMVVDISPPAKNGHQRGNGMEKAGRSSTSAKSSITKINGMVLLCKVCGDVASGFHYGVHACEGCKGFFRRSIQQNIQYKKCLKMENCTIMRINRNRCQQCRFKKCLAVGMSRDAVRFGRIPKREKQRMLLEMQNAMNNMMSNNSQLHSMLHGHQSSSLPMEAMTSDASSSSSSSSSSCASNSPSCSNPSSPQSTQDSESVVSMDTNSSSASPCASDSGEDEAVVTISRQHQDAFGQQRSPRQGQASPLSGSAPLETGSNSCMEEQQESWNCWNNNVVVGGYQHGSYSPHVTNTAYREERGVYQQQQQQQQQQQLNSTPSCEPSEDCQRQHGYNTQTASSGYNGPTSYVNNRAHLVCPMNTSPYVDPHKPSQEIWEEFSMSFTPAVREVVEFAKRIPGFCDLPEHDQVGLLKAGTFEVLMVRFASLFNLAERTITFLSGKRYSLDTLRSLGAGELLNSMCEFSEKLAALRLNSDEMSLFTAVVLVSADRSGIQDLNSVEALQDKLIRGLRNLVMQNHGEESSTTFTKLLLKLPELRSLNNMHSEELLSFTVHP